A genomic window from Engraulis encrasicolus isolate BLACKSEA-1 chromosome 14, IST_EnEncr_1.0, whole genome shotgun sequence includes:
- the LOC134463516 gene encoding uncharacterized protein K02A2.6-like, with product MSHSSYLSLPMRPALCHTAADVRSPGGKLQCMGKFLATTERKGQKYSFWIFVVSGACTNNLLSRAVACKMGLVLRVDELECDSVFGDIGRLNCKPVKIELREDAQPYSVTTPRRVPFPLFTKVEQELARMQSLGIIEEVREATDWCAPMVPVVKKNGKVRICVDLKRLNEAVRRERFILPTLEDVAPTLSGAAFFSTLDASSGFWQLPLDPASQRLTTFITPKGRFCFKRLPFGITSAPEIFQREMSTLLREHKGTVVVMDDILVSGKTKAEHDSNLKAVLQTIKASGLKLNKDKCHFAQPELRYFGHVIGADGIKPDGDKVKAITDMPSPQNVSELRQMLGMVNYLAKFLPHLATVLHPVTSLLRGDVQWVWGAAQEQALEEVKRMLVTAPVLVYYDPSKRIVVSADASSYGLGATLLQDQGDTLRPVAFCSRTLTDTERRYSQIEKECLAGVWACERFSRYLYGMESFCLETDHKPLVPLINTYDLDKAPLRCQRLLMRLMRFNVKAVHVPGKQLIIADTLSRNPLKVSEASDTDEDVKAYVQAVMATRPVSDERLEKIRAATLQDEDLQRVTHYILRGWPTSMSQLPHTLQGYYKARAHLAEADGLLLYDDRIVIPGSQQKEVLSKLHEGHFGLTKSRERAKMSVWWPSIGPEITRCVTNCEFCITNKPTQNRETLMTTPLPNGPWQKIAADLFELDGKQYIVAVDYYSRDIEIAHLPSITSKQVISSLKSMFVRWGIPLELFTDNAMQFLSTEFSEFKNTYDFQHTTSSPHYPQANGAAERAVQTAKRILRQPDPHLAWMNYRATPIQSTGQSPAQLAVGRQIRTRVPTLTANLQPRNVDLKRLKEKDRLTKQRYRFFYDRRHSARDLPALRPGQQVKVKLDGEKRWTTPGVIVSNAPEPRSYVVRTEQGTVTRRNRRHLQLIPEQPSLEGQTPPEEPAQPAGVTASEPAQPASAPKAPDPASPEGVPVQSPSTPVPVVRRSSGRTIKTPVKFKDFVR from the coding sequence ATGTCACACAGCTCATATCTCAGTCTGCCCATGCGACCAGCATTGTGCCACACAGCAGCAGACGTGCGCAGTCCTGGTGGCAAGCTGCAGTGTATGGGAAAGTTCCTGGCCACTACTGAACGAAAGGGGCAAAAATACAGTTTTTGGATATTCGTAGTGAGTGGCGCGTGCACCAACAATCTGCTCAGCCGTGCAGTAGCATGCAAGATGGGACTGGTGCTGAGAGTGGATGAACTGGAGTGTGACAGTGTGTTTGGTGACATTGGACGTTTAAATTGCAAACCAGTGAAAATTGAGCTGAGAGAGGATGCTCAGCCCTACAGTGTCACAACCCCACGGCGTGTCCCCTTCCCACTGTTCACAAAGGTGGAGCAGGAGCTTGCTCGCATGCAGTCCCTGGGCATCATcgaggaggtgagagaggccaCGGACTGGTGCGCGCCGATGGTTCCAGTGGTGAAGAAGAACGGCAAAGTCCGTATCTGCGTGGACCTGAAGCGACTCAACGAGGCAGTACGGAGAGAGAGGTTCATCTTGCCGACGCTGGAGGATGTGGCGCCGACGTTGTCAGGGGCCGCCTTCTTCTCAACCCTTGACGCGTCCAGCGGCTTTTGGCAGCTACCCCTGGATCCAGCCAGCCAGAGGCTGACGACCTTCATTACTCCAAAAGGGAGATTCTGTTTTAAAAGACTGCCCTTCGGAATCACCTCTGCTCCTGAAATATTTCAGAGAGAAATGAGCACTCTGCTACGTGAACACAAAGGCACAGTAGTGGTGATGGACGATATATTAGTGTCAGGAAAGACCAAAGCTGAGCACGACAGCAACCTGAAAGCTGTACTGCAGACAATCAAGGCATCGGGGCTAAAGCTCAACAAAGACAAGTGCCACTTCGCGCAGCCAGAGCTACGGTACTTCGGGCACGTCATTGGAGCTGATGGAATAAAGCCTGACGGTGACAAGGTCAAAGCGATAACCGACATGCCAAGCCCCCAGAACGTCAGTGAACTCCGCCAGATGCTGGGTATGGTAAACTACCTGGCCAAGTTCTTGCCGCACCTGGCCACCGTGCTGCATCCGGTCACCTCCCTGCTGAGGGGTGATGTCCAGTGGGTGTGGGGTGCCGCCCAAGAACAGGCCCTCGAAGAGGTAAAGAGAATGCTGGTCACAGCACCAGTGTTGGTCTACTATGACCCTAGCAAGCGGATAGTGGTGAGTGCAGACGCCAGTAGTTACGGCCTAGGAGCCACACTTCTCCAAGACCAGGGAGATACGCTACGTCCAGTGGCATTCTGCTCACGCACTTTGACAGATACGGAGCGCCGATACTCGCAGATCGAAAAAGAGTGTCTGGCGGGTGTCTGGGCATGCGAACGATTCTCACGTTACCTATACGGCATGGAGAGCTTCTGTCTAGAGACCGACCATAAACCGTTGGTACCCTTAATCAACACCTACGACCTGGATAAAGCACCGCTGAGATGCCAGCGCTTACTAATGCGGCTCATGAGATTTAATGTGAAAGCAGTACATGTGCCAGGCAAACAACTCATAATTGCAGACACACTGTCCCGAAACCCGCTGAAAGTCAGTGAAGCGTCAGATACTGACGAGGACGTGAAAGCCTACGTGCAAGCGGTGATGGCTACCAGACCGGTGTCGGATGAGAGACTGGAGAAGATCCGAGCGGCGACCCTTCAGGACGAGGATCTCCAGAGAGTCACCCACTACATCCTTCGCGGCTGGCCAACTTCAATGTCGCAGCTACCACACACGCTCCAGGGCTACTACAAAGCGAGAGCTCACCTTGCTGAAGCTGACGGCTTGCTCCTGTACGACGACAGAATCGTCATCCCGGGGTCACAGCAGAAGGAGGTGCTGTCCAAGCTCCACGAGGGTCACTTCGGCTTGACCAAGAGCCGGGAGAGAGCCAAGATGTCAGTGTGGTGGCCGAGCATCGGACCGGAAATTACAAGGTGCGTCACAAACTGTGAGTTTTGCATCACAAACAAACCTACTCAGAACAGAGAGACTTTAATGACTACACCATTACCAAATGGCCCATGGCAGAAGATAGCTGCTGATCTGTTCGAGTTAGACGGGAAACAATACATAGTCGCAGTCGACTATTACTCCCGCGACATAGAGATAGCCCACCTGCCTAGTATAACTAGCAAGCAAGTGATCAGCAGTCTCAAGAGCATGTTTGTACGCTGGGGAATTCCACTCGAGCTCTTCACGGATAACGCCATGCAGTTTCTGTCAACAGAGTTCAGTGAGTTCAAGAATACTTACGACTTCCAGCACACAACATCAAGCCCGCACTACCCGCAAGCGAATGGTGCTGCAGAGCGAGCAGTGCAAACTGCCAAGCGGATCTTGCGCCAACCAGACCCACACTTGGCGTGGATGAATTACAGGGCCACCCCAATTCAGTCCACTGGACAGAGCCCTGCCCAGCTTGCAGTTGGTCGCCAGATCAGAACGAGAGTCCCTACTCTCACAGCAAATCTGCAGCCCCGCAATGTCGATCTGAAAAGactgaaagaaaaagacagactgACAAAGCAGCGCTACAGATTCTTCTACGACAGGAGACACTCTGCGCGTGACCTTCCAGCTCTACGGCCTGGTCAGCAGGTAAAGGTCAAGCTGGATGGGGAAAAGAGATGGACGACTCCTGGTGTTATCGTCTCCAATGCACCAGAGCCACGGTCATATGTGGTGAGAACTGAGCAAGGCACAGTCACACGTCGAAACCGGCGTCACCTGCAGCTCATCCCAGAGCAGCCCAGCCTGGAGGGACAGACACCGCCAGAGGAACCTGCCCAACCAGCTGGTGTGACCGCGAGTGAGCCAGCTCAGCCCGCATCAGCACCAAAGGCTCCAGACCCGGCATCGCCAGAGGGAGTGCCGGTCCAGTCGCCGTCTACTCCGGTTCCTGTGGTCAGGAGATCATCAGGGAGAACCATAAAGACTCCTGTGAAGTTCAAGGACTTTGTCCGATAA